The Acidobacteriota bacterium genome contains the following window.
TCATAGGCGGTGTCGAGGCCGGCCACCTGACCGCGGCCCTCGAGGCGCGTGATGACCGGGGTCTCGTAGCCTCCCCAGGGCTGGAAGCCCAACTCCCGCAGGCGCTTCGGCACCTCCGTCCGGCGGATGCGGCGACCGGGCAGGACGACGTTCGACCACACCTCGAGGTTGGCGACGAGGTAGCGGTGAAAGAGTTCCTTGGGAGGAGTTGGATCGGGCAGCGGCATACCTCCTTAGTGTATACAATTAATCGCGCGAGCGCTAACTTTTATTCGTGATCCTCAACCTCAGCGAAGGCTGTGAATCGGCCCTCGACGTTCGGCTATACTTCCCCGGGCCGTTAGCTCAGCCAGGTAGAGCACCGGACTTTTAATCCGATGGTCGTGGGTTCGATTCCCTCACGGCCCACCATCGCAGGACCGTGCTTTCCCGGCTAGAATCATGAATCGGTACGCATAATCTGCCCCGCCAGGGGCACGGTGGTAATTGCACGAAGAGGGGGTTGCCGTGATCCGAGTATCGAGAGGTGATCTGCAGGGCGAGTACATCTGGACCGCTGTGGGAACGGGGGCTTCGAAGATCGAAGAGACCCAGTTCAACCGCAAGCAGGGCTACGAGGTGTTGGCCATGGTCCAGAAGATGGTGAGCCACTTCGGCATCGATTCGCAGGAGGACGTGCGCAAGGTCGAGGCGGCCATCGTCGAGATTCCGGAGGGTATCTCGGACCGTATCGAGGCCTTCGCCTGGTTGGTCGAGAATCTGCCTGAGGAGTAGGTATTTCCCGCGCTCGTAGTGGGCCGCACAGGCGGTCCTCGCGGAGGCCTTCGGGGGCGGCTGCTCTGTCCTCCGGAAGGCCTTCAAAGGGCTGTCGTTTTTGAGCCTTTGAGGGCTTGTTGCATCTCCCGTCATGCTACAATTCCAAGGTCTCATCCAGTGTCGCAAGGTAATTTGCGTTGGGCGCCGTTGGATATGTGGGTACTCGGAATAACTAGTTGGGTAGGAGAGAGCAATGGAATCTCACGTCGATCGACTGCACACAGAAGGTGTGGCGGACGCCACGATCCTGAACGATGACGAGAAGAATCTGATCAACGGCTTGTCGACGGAAGAGGTCGACACCCTGATCAACATCCATAAGAAGTTGGGAACAGTGGCGAAGGGGCGCGGCGACGCTCGACCGGCTTTCCCGATCTGACCACTCCCTCGAAGCCTGAGCTCGAGGAGCTCCCCGGAGCAGAGCTCGGCCTTTGCCGGTGGCGGTCGGTCGTACCGCTGCGGTGAAGGCCCTCGTCTCCTGCTGCCGCCAAAGGAGGTCCGGTGAAGTATCTCTCCGGGAGGGCGAGGTGACCGCTACGGCACTCGAGGGCGGCACGCCGCGGCCTGGGCGTGGCAAGCTCCTCGAACGCAAGCTACGCCTCGCCGAGCCCTGGCTGGCGGAAGTCACCGAAAAGTTCTGGGAGCATCCCCGTCTCCGGGAGATGCTCCCGTTCTTCTATATGCGGGTCTATTCCGCTGCCTGCACCAGCATCGAGGTGATGCGGGCCGCCGAGCTTCGCTGCCGCGAGCTGGCCTCTTCGGACGCGGCGGCTGCCATGCTCGGGGAGTATCTCGAGCGCCACATCGCCGACGAGGAAGAACACCCGGATTGGCTGCTCGCCGATCTCGAAGTGCTCGGCTACGGTCGGGCCGAGGTCGAGCGACAGGCCGCTTCGGCTTCCGTCGCGTCGTTG
Protein-coding sequences here:
- a CDS encoding iron-containing redox enzyme family protein, producing the protein MTATALEGGTPRPGRGKLLERKLRLAEPWLAEVTEKFWEHPRLREMLPFFYMRVYSAACTSIEVMRAAELRCRELASSDAAAAMLGEYLERHIADEEEHPDWLLADLEVLGYGRAEVERQAASASVASLIGPQYYWVHRVHPVALLGYFAVLEGFPPTLEHLEQVERHTGFPRSAFRMLRAHATLDLEHADEIFALLDQLPLTAEQESWIAISAFETMEKVTGVFRELLHLYGDGRN